A genomic window from Sphingobacterium sp. BN32 includes:
- a CDS encoding DUF6377 domain-containing protein, with translation MKSRPNRSNAIYFYSCLLMVICYSHAFSQNRIQQFPLDSIERELNKTLSRKTAYDSEKVGRLNALKLQLKRAETDRERYALQKTLFEAYQSYQIDSAIRYVSANEQLAHRLNDSKLQYESLIQLAGLYSYAGRFIESSDILKAIPRANLSADQLSDYFRTYSDFYSHYGQSTNFHEYFYQSGRYRDSLVTTLPTDSYEYRLTAATKNLFGNNVETAEKQLKGLLSELDETNRERAVVAYLIGLIYKQRNELDGQIYYFGLSALTDIKNSIRDNASLQSLALAYFEKDNIDMAYIFIQKAMEDAIFCNVRFRTVENSSFYPIINSAFQEKEAQRKDELKTFLYIISVLSILLFVVFVIVYLQMKRLKVVRKDLKKVNEELFSLNEQLLGTNRDLQEANHLKEEYMAQFFEICSSYIDKLDSSRKGMLKKLSNKQYDEISKELKSPNFIKGELEDLYHNFDIIFLNLYPTFIQDFNKLLKEDERIVLKQDELLNSELRIFALIRLGISDSTKIARFLRYSLRTVYNYRVKVRNKVEGSKEDFEESIKSIGNLNL, from the coding sequence ATGAAGAGTAGACCTAACAGATCAAACGCAATCTACTTCTATAGCTGTCTTTTGATGGTTATATGCTATTCTCATGCCTTCTCTCAAAATAGAATTCAACAGTTTCCCTTGGACTCAATCGAGCGCGAGCTCAACAAAACCTTAAGCCGGAAGACCGCCTATGATAGCGAAAAGGTTGGAAGGCTAAATGCATTAAAATTACAACTAAAGCGCGCAGAAACAGATCGCGAACGCTATGCGCTTCAGAAAACACTATTTGAGGCCTACCAGTCTTATCAGATAGATTCTGCCATTCGTTATGTATCTGCGAATGAGCAGCTTGCCCATCGTTTAAACGACTCCAAGTTACAATACGAGTCCTTAATCCAATTGGCAGGCCTTTATTCCTATGCCGGTCGTTTTATCGAGTCCAGTGATATCCTTAAAGCAATACCCCGAGCAAACCTTTCGGCTGATCAACTAAGCGACTACTTTAGAACTTATTCTGATTTCTATTCGCACTATGGTCAAAGCACTAATTTTCATGAGTACTTCTACCAGAGCGGACGATATAGAGACTCTTTGGTAACCACCCTGCCTACGGACTCTTATGAATACCGGTTGACTGCAGCAACGAAGAACCTCTTCGGAAATAACGTCGAAACCGCGGAAAAGCAGTTGAAGGGGCTCTTATCCGAATTGGACGAAACCAATAGAGAACGAGCCGTCGTTGCCTATCTGATTGGACTGATTTATAAACAGCGGAACGAACTGGATGGGCAAATCTACTATTTCGGATTGTCCGCCCTCACCGATATTAAGAATAGCATTCGCGATAATGCCTCCTTACAAAGCCTTGCTTTGGCTTATTTTGAAAAGGATAATATTGACATGGCTTATATTTTTATCCAAAAAGCCATGGAAGATGCGATATTCTGTAATGTTCGCTTCAGAACCGTTGAAAATTCCTCCTTCTATCCGATTATTAATTCGGCTTTTCAAGAGAAAGAAGCCCAGCGCAAGGATGAGCTCAAGACTTTTTTATATATCATCTCCGTACTCTCCATCTTGCTCTTCGTTGTCTTTGTAATCGTTTATCTGCAAATGAAACGCCTAAAGGTTGTCCGAAAAGATCTCAAAAAGGTAAATGAAGAGCTATTTAGCTTAAACGAACAATTATTGGGGACCAATAGAGACTTGCAGGAGGCCAATCACTTGAAAGAAGAATACATGGCTCAGTTTTTTGAGATCTGTTCTTCCTATATTGATAAGCTCGATTCCAGCCGGAAAGGTATGCTGAAGAAATTATCCAATAAACAGTATGATGAAATTAGTAAAGAACTCAAGTCGCCAAACTTTATAAAAGGAGAGCTGGAAGATTTGTATCACAACTTTGATATTATATTCTTAAACCTATACCCAACCTTTATTCAAGATTTCAATAAGTTGCTCAAAGAAGATGAAAGAATTGTGCTGAAGCAAGATGAATTACTGAATTCTGAACTTCGAATATTTGCATTAATCCGTCTTGGGATTTCCGACTCGACCAAGATTGCTCGCTTCCTTCGGTATTCTCTGCGGACGGTTTATAACTACCGCGTAAAGGTTCGGAACAAAGTCGAAGGATCAAAAGAAGACTTCGAAGAAAGCATCAAAAGCATCGGAAATCTTAACCTTTAG